A region of the Microbulbifer pacificus genome:
AAGCGGAAAAACAACTGCGCTGGATTCTGAACCGGGAATGGCGCGGCGACACGGTACGTCTGTACGGGCTGCTTACCGGTGCCGATGCCAACCAGCAGCTCGGCGTCGCCGACGGCTGGCAAAAGGAGTACGGCGAGAACGCCGACCTGCTCACCTGCCTGGGTCGACTGTGCCTGCGCAATGAAATCTGGGGCAAGGCCCGGCAGTATTTCGAAAAGAGCCTGTTGCTGCGCGCCGACCCCGCCACCTCGGCAGAACTCGCGCGGTTGCTGTACGCCCTCGGCGAAAAAGACCAGGCGGCGCGCCTGTATGAACAAGGGTTACTACAAGCGGTATCCGACCTGCCGCAATTGCCGCTGCCGGATGAGAGTACGGGCATGCTCAGCGCCGACACTCATTGAACAATAGTGCACTTTTGCCTGCGGCCTGCTAACGGATAATAAATGAAAAATCGAAAAGTGCTGCGCGCATGCTTAAGCGCGCTCTGCACCGCTGCCATTTTGCAGGCGCAACTGCCGATTGCGGCTGCCGCTGAGAATTACCAGGTTCAGCCCCGGGACGCCCAGCTCAGTAACTACCCCTACCCCTATCCTGTAAAATTTCTCACACTGCCCAGCCAACAACCTGCGGATGACGACCACGGCAATAAATTGCGCATGGCGTATATGGACGTAGGGCCGAGTGCAGGAGACACACAACCGCAAGGTACCGTCCTGCTACTGCACGGGAAAAATTTCTCCGGCGCCTACTGGCAGTCCACCATTCAGGCGCTCAGTGATCGGGGATACCGCGTTATCGTCCCGGACCAGATCGGTTTCGGCAAATCCAGCAAACCGCTGGATTTCCAGTTCAGCTTTCAGGCACTCGCCGAACATACCAATACGCTGCTCAAGCACCTCGGTATCCACAGGGTACAACTCGCTGGGCATTCCATGGGCGGCATGCTCGCCGCGCGTTTCGCACTGATGTATCCACAGAGTGTGGAAAAACTGATTCTGATCAACCCGATCGGTCTGGAAGACTGGAAAACGGTCGTACCCTACCAGCCCATTGAAGAAGCGATTGCTGCGGAAAAAAGCCAGACGCCGGAGATGGTCAAAGGTTACATGACCCAGGCCTACTTCGATGGCAAATGGAAACCCGAGTACAACACCCTGCTGGACATTCAGGGTGGCTGGACGATTGGTGCTGATGCGGAAAAAATCGCGGTTATCGACGCGCGCACATCCGACATGGTGTTTACCCAGCCAGTGGTCTACGAGTTTCCCGGTATCAGCGCGCCAACGCTGCTGATTATCGGCACCCGCGACAAGACAGCCATCGGTCGCAACCGCGCACCGAAATCAGCGCAGCTGCAACTCGGCCGCTACGACCTGCTCGGGAAAAGGGCCGCCGAAAAAATCCCGCATGCGAAACTGGTGGAGCTGGAAAATGTCGGTCATGTGCCACAGTACGAAGCCTTCAGCCGCTACATCAAGGCAATGACGGAATTCCTGCAAAGTAACGGATAAACCGCTCATCGATAGAATACGGCCAGCCAGACGGTCGGCCGATCCGGGTCCGTCCAGCTGACCCGGTGTTTGCAATGCGCGGGAATATTCAGGCAATCGCCTTGCGCAAGAGCCACCTCTCGCCACGATGGCGGATCACCGCGCGCGGCAGGCTCCTCAATCTCAAGCCGTGCCGCCCCCGCAAGTACCAGCACCCACTCGTGCTCAGCCTGGTCATACCATGCCCCCTCCGGCGTCACCTGCCCACCGGAAACAATACGTTCAACCCTGACATGATCACCCGCCACAATACTGTCAAACACCTCCCCCTGCGTTGTGTCCGGGAGCATCGACAGGATATTGGTGACTATCGATTTCACTGGTCCGGAAACCGCTCAGGCCTTCGAATCAACCGGCCTTGCCACCAGGGCCGGCAAAAAACCATGCGATTAAACCGATTACCGGCAGAATCAACACGATCAACACCCATATGAGTTTCTTAAGCCCACTCGCGGAGCTTTGTAAAATTTTTATGATGGCGTAGATATCGGCAATAAAGATCAATAACCCCAGCAGACCTTCCATAGAATCCTCCATTTCTGCTTACACGATAAGCGAATATGACTCTCGATCCATCAATAATGGCTACGCTAGCTATAAGCGCTAACAGCCGATACCACGCAACAAACTACTGAATGAAAAGGCCACAAAAACAGTTTCGCGTTGTTGTCTGGCTTTTCACTCGGAGCTTTTTGATTTGGAATAAAGCACGGATAACAGCACAAGCATCAGGCCGATCCCTGCACTAATTACAAAACCGCCCCAAAAATCTGAACTCAATCCAAAGGCAAAATTACCGCTATCAATTTTCAATATTAATTGACTCAAAACGGCAGTGATTAGTCCGAGAACAGCGACCAATGTGGTGATAGAAGATTTTTTCATGTTGTTTGATTTCCGATCCATGGAGTATTGGCTGAAATATAACAGCTTTATTTGGTATCGAGTGTTTATATACACGCCATTGCTGCATATAAATGCTGGTATATAAACACTCACATTGTGCCAATTCGCTTCTATCCGGAAGCTTCCATACGGATTACAAGCCGAGCTTGTTCCAGATTTCGTCAATCCGCTGTGTCACTTGCGGATCTTTGACGATCGGCCTGCCCCACTCTCGGGTGGTCTCCCCTTCCCATTTATTGGTCGCGTCAAAACCAATTTTTGAGCCGAGTCCGGATACCGGCGACGCGAAGTCGAGATAGTCGATCGGGGTATTTTCCACCATGACGGTATCGCGGGCCGGGTCCATTCTGGTGGTCATGGCCCAGATCACATCTTTCCAGTCGCGCGCGTTGACATCGTCATCGGTGACGATGACGAACTTGGTGTACATAAATTGCCGCAGGAAAGACCACACACCCATCATCACGCGCTTGGCGTGACCGGGATATTGTTTCTTCATGGTGACCACGGCGAGCCGGTAGGAGCAGCCTTCCGGGGGCAGATAGAAATCGACGATTTCCGGGAATTGCTTGCGCAGGATGGGGACGAACACTTCGTTGAGCGCTTCTCCCAGCACCGCCGGCTCATCCGGTGGGCGCCCGGTGTAGGTGCTGTGGTAGATAGGGTCTTTGCGATGAGTGATTTTTTCCACGGTAAATACCGGGAAGCTGTCTACTTCATTGTAATAACCGGTGTGATCACCGTAGGGACCCTCATCGGCCATATCCTCCGGGTAGATAAACCCTTCCAGCACATATTCGGCACTCGCGGGCACCTGCAAGTTGCTGAGCTTTGCTTCTGCCACTTCGGTTTTGCCACCGCGCAGAAGTCCGGCGAAGGCGTATTCCGAGAGAGTGTCCGGCACCGGGGTGACGGCACCGAGGATGGTGGCGGGATCGGCCCCGAGCGCCACGGCAACGGGAAAGGGCTCACCGGGAAACTTCATCTGCCAGTCGCGGAAGTCCAGCGCACCACCACGGTGGGAGAGCCAGCGCATGATCAGGCGATTCTTGCCGATCAGCTGCATACGGTAGATACCGAGGTTCTGGCGCTTCTTCTCCGGCCCGCGGGTGATGACCAGGGGCCAGGTCACCAGCGGTGCGGCATCTCCCGGCCAACAGGTCTGGATTGGCAGGCGAGCCAGGTCAATGTCATCGCTATCCAGCTCGATTTCCTGGCAGTCCGCCTTGCTGACCACCTTCGGCCCCATATTCATGACTTGCTTGAAGATGGGGAGTTTTTCCCATGCGTCCCTGAATCCTTCCGGGGGCTGCGGCTCCTTCAGAAACGCGAGTAGTTCACCCACCTCCCTGAGCTCGCTGACCGATTCGCGACCCATACCGAGGGCAACGCGCTCGGACGTGCCGAACAGGTTGGCGAGTACCGGGGTATCGCAGCCGG
Encoded here:
- a CDS encoding alpha/beta fold hydrolase, with product MKNRKVLRACLSALCTAAILQAQLPIAAAAENYQVQPRDAQLSNYPYPYPVKFLTLPSQQPADDDHGNKLRMAYMDVGPSAGDTQPQGTVLLLHGKNFSGAYWQSTIQALSDRGYRVIVPDQIGFGKSSKPLDFQFSFQALAEHTNTLLKHLGIHRVQLAGHSMGGMLAARFALMYPQSVEKLILINPIGLEDWKTVVPYQPIEEAIAAEKSQTPEMVKGYMTQAYFDGKWKPEYNTLLDIQGGWTIGADAEKIAVIDARTSDMVFTQPVVYEFPGISAPTLLIIGTRDKTAIGRNRAPKSAQLQLGRYDLLGKRAAEKIPHAKLVELENVGHVPQYEAFSRYIKAMTEFLQSNG
- a CDS encoding cupin domain-containing protein, with amino-acid sequence MKSIVTNILSMLPDTTQGEVFDSIVAGDHVRVERIVSGGQVTPEGAWYDQAEHEWVLVLAGAARLEIEEPAARGDPPSWREVALAQGDCLNIPAHCKHRVSWTDPDRPTVWLAVFYR
- a CDS encoding PLD nuclease N-terminal domain-containing protein; this translates as MEGLLGLLIFIADIYAIIKILQSSASGLKKLIWVLIVLILPVIGLIAWFFAGPGGKAG
- the ubiD gene encoding 4-hydroxy-3-polyprenylbenzoate decarboxylase, with product MKYKDLRDFIRLLEKRGLLKRIKHPVSPHLEMTEIADRVLRAGGPALLFENPTGCDTPVLANLFGTSERVALGMGRESVSELREVGELLAFLKEPQPPEGFRDAWEKLPIFKQVMNMGPKVVSKADCQEIELDSDDIDLARLPIQTCWPGDAAPLVTWPLVITRGPEKKRQNLGIYRMQLIGKNRLIMRWLSHRGGALDFRDWQMKFPGEPFPVAVALGADPATILGAVTPVPDTLSEYAFAGLLRGGKTEVAEAKLSNLQVPASAEYVLEGFIYPEDMADEGPYGDHTGYYNEVDSFPVFTVEKITHRKDPIYHSTYTGRPPDEPAVLGEALNEVFVPILRKQFPEIVDFYLPPEGCSYRLAVVTMKKQYPGHAKRVMMGVWSFLRQFMYTKFVIVTDDDVNARDWKDVIWAMTTRMDPARDTVMVENTPIDYLDFASPVSGLGSKIGFDATNKWEGETTREWGRPIVKDPQVTQRIDEIWNKLGL